A region of the Nitrospirota bacterium genome:
TGGCCGATGGGCGGCTGGACCATGCCTCATGCAAGGTCTTGGAGATCCAGATGAGGATATGGGGGAAACAGGCAATATTGTGGATTGGAATCAGTCTCATGACGGGCGGGCTCTGTCTCGGGGCAGGGGAGCAACAGCCCGTGGAGGGCGGGTACGTAGCTTCGTCGGTCGAGGCAGGTCGAGGGAGGGATAATGCTCCCATGGTTTTCATAGCTTCAGGTCCCTTCACGATGGGTAGTAATGAGGGGCTTCCCAATGAGCGTCCTGAACATACCGTGGCACTTGATGCTTTTTATATCGATAAGTATGAAGTCACCCTGAACCTCTATCAGAAATTTCTGGAAGCAGAGAAACGCGAAGCGCCGCAAACATGGGACGATGAGGCTGCGACGACGGTTGGAGATCGGCCAGCCATTGGAATGACATGGGAGTCGGCGGCTGCCTATTGTAACTGGGCGGGGAAACGACTTCCAACCGAGGCTGAGTGGGAGAAGGCGGCGCGGGGGGGTGACACGCGTCGGTATCCGTGGGGGGATATGCAGCCGTTCGTCGACATTGCAAACTATAATCGAGGCATATGGGTGAGTGAAGCCATTACATTGGCGGCGGTCACCAGTGGTCTTGAGGGAATGAGTGTCCGACATGGGTTAAAAGAGGGAGGGAAAAGCCCGTTTGGTGTTTTCCACATGGCAGGAAACGCGGCAGAATGGGTGGCTGACTGGTATGAGCGGGACTATTATCAAAAGAGTCCTGAGAAGAATCCACCAGGCCCCGCTTCTGGGGAAAAGCGAGTGCTGCGAGGTGGATCGTGGGCGGATTTGCCCTCTGCGTTGCGTGTGACGGCGCGCTTTTCAGCTGAGCCTGATTTCGAGGATCGAACGACGGGATTTCGCTGTGCGATGGATGCAACAAAGTGAGTAGCGCTGGCTTGATGCAGGCCGGCGAATGTTCGCGTTGACCAAAATAGTCAGGCCATCGGCGATATTGGTTCTATGCCTGAACGATCTATCACACCCCTCATCGTGGTCGTATTGCTCCTCGGGACCCTCCTGGCTCTCCGTTCCCTCGATCCGCCTTCCTCGGAGACGTTGACGCCTGTTTCACCGGTAGCGGCGCTCGTTCCTGACATGGTCCCGTTGGTCACAGGAAATGAACCGATCTCGGAGATCTTTACGAAAGCCGGTTGCCCAGTGTGCCACATCGTACCGGGCATTCCGGGGGCCGATGGGCGAGTAGGCCCACCTCTTCTATTAGCCACCACAGGACCCGCCAGATTGGCCGATCCGGCATACCGAGGCCACGCGAAGACGGTGCATGACTACGTGATCGAATCAGTCATTGAACCGGGATTGTTCGTCGTACCGGGATATCCTTCCGGCACGATGCCGAACTGGTATGGCGCAAAACTCAGCGGCCTCGCGCTGGAAAAAATTTCGTCATATCTCGAACGCCAAGGGGCGGCAGCAGTTCAATAAGCACAAAGATCTTCGCAGGATTGTTGATGAGCCGTGTGGGCTTGGAGGGGACCTATCGTTTGCGGAGGGGGGTCACGTTTCCTGAGGCGTGACCTTGGATTTTAAAGGCATCGGTTGAAGAGGTACCTGGTCTCTTGTCGAGGAGGGCGTTAACTGCGTCGTCGCCTCTCAGGCCTTCGATCTTGACCTTGAGCCGGAGATTATTGGCGCTATCGGCATTGATCAGGGCTTGTTCGAGCGAAATTCGTTCCTCCTTATACAGGTGGAACAAGACGTGGTCGAAGGTCTGACAGCCTTCGTCAAGCCCTTGCTCCATCGCTTCTTTGAGCAAATCGACCTCTGATTTTTTGATCAGATCCTTTATCCGGGGGGTGTCGAGCATGATTTCCAGCGCGGGGACACGTTTCCCATCCAGAGATGGCACGAGCCGCTGAGAGACGATGGCCCGAAGATTGAGCGACAACTGGAGATAGATCTGCGCATGGCGCTCCACCGGGAAAAAATTCATGATGCGCTCGATCGCCTGGTTCGCATTGTTCGAGTGGAGAGT
Encoded here:
- a CDS encoding SUMF1/EgtB/PvdO family nonheme iron enzyme, whose product is MTGGLCLGAGEQQPVEGGYVASSVEAGRGRDNAPMVFIASGPFTMGSNEGLPNERPEHTVALDAFYIDKYEVTLNLYQKFLEAEKREAPQTWDDEAATTVGDRPAIGMTWESAAAYCNWAGKRLPTEAEWEKAARGGDTRRYPWGDMQPFVDIANYNRGIWVSEAITLAAVTSGLEGMSVRHGLKEGGKSPFGVFHMAGNAAEWVADWYERDYYQKSPEKNPPGPASGEKRVLRGGSWADLPSALRVTARFSAEPDFEDRTTGFRCAMDATK